The Cyanobium sp. ATX 6F1 genome includes a region encoding these proteins:
- the trpC gene encoding indole-3-glycerol phosphate synthase TrpC, which produces MEIRRRPPNPPVKVAHLQFGIRHPEAEPRHILEEIVWAKDREVDASRERVPLAELKKQVALLPAPRDFVAALRASCRKPAVIAEIKKASPSKGVIREAFDPEAIARGYAAGGASCLSVLTDKAFFQGGFEVLVAVRQQVDLPLLCKDFILSPYQLFQARAAGADAALLIAAILSDQDLAYLLKVARSLGLAALVEVHDGAELERVLGLEGVNLIGINNRDLATFHTDLAVTETLMATYGERVRRSGALLVSESGLLNRGDLDRVVSAGADAVLVGEALMRQPDVTAALETLIGG; this is translated from the coding sequence ATGGAGATCCGTCGTCGCCCCCCGAACCCGCCGGTGAAGGTGGCCCACCTCCAGTTCGGCATCCGCCATCCGGAGGCGGAACCGCGCCACATCCTCGAGGAGATCGTCTGGGCCAAGGACAGGGAGGTGGACGCGTCCCGTGAACGGGTTCCCTTGGCGGAACTCAAGAAGCAGGTGGCGCTCCTGCCTGCGCCCAGGGATTTTGTGGCCGCCCTGCGTGCCAGCTGCCGCAAACCGGCGGTGATCGCCGAAATCAAGAAGGCGAGCCCGAGCAAGGGGGTGATCCGCGAGGCCTTCGACCCGGAGGCGATCGCCCGGGGCTACGCCGCCGGTGGGGCCAGCTGCCTGTCGGTGCTCACCGATAAGGCCTTCTTCCAGGGGGGCTTCGAGGTGCTGGTGGCGGTGCGCCAGCAGGTGGACCTGCCACTGCTCTGCAAGGACTTCATCCTCTCGCCCTATCAACTGTTCCAGGCCAGGGCGGCCGGGGCCGACGCCGCCCTGCTGATCGCCGCGATCCTGAGCGATCAGGATCTGGCCTATCTGCTCAAGGTGGCCAGGAGCCTGGGCCTGGCCGCGCTGGTGGAGGTGCACGACGGCGCCGAACTGGAGCGGGTGCTGGGGCTCGAGGGGGTGAACCTGATCGGCATCAACAACCGCGACCTGGCCACGTTCCACACCGATCTGGCCGTCACCGAAACGCTGATGGCGACCTACGGCGAGCGGGTGCGCCGCAGCGGGGCCCTGCTGGTGAGCGAATCGGGCCTGCTCAACCGCGGCGATCTGGACCGGGTGGTGAGCGCAGGTGCGGACGCGGTGCTGGTGGGAGAAGCGCTGATGCGGCAGCCGGACGTGACGGCCGCCCTGGAGACCTTGATCGGCGGCTGA